A genomic segment from Ptychodera flava strain L36383 chromosome 23 unlocalized genomic scaffold, AS_Pfla_20210202 Scaffold_23__1_contigs__length_28996876_pilon, whole genome shotgun sequence encodes:
- the LOC139123702 gene encoding uncharacterized protein, with protein MQCNFYIFEDNSRNMQYQKCALEIKYYQKGAVRDADRKLQQEKIKVDTSAVAPKARPEEETVQGDDIESSQLADISEAHVYDLMIGDTSKVVNEITSQGKHLPSDETQDTSILAMEVEPNVHLSDVYKEALSKCVGDFTQIPPKTSEQSAGNVLVLLKQKQKNMPLQRLEIFHLLRIRKIFRNISLESCIQQIMLEENASVHQAYINN; from the exons ATGCAATGCAACTTCTATATCTTTGAAGACAACAGTAGAAACATGCAATATCAGAAATGTGCTCTTGAAATTAAATACTATCAAAAAG GTGCTGTGAGAGATGCTGACAGAAAACTTCAACAGGAGAAAATTAAAGTTGATACATCAGCTGTTGCACCAAAGGCAAGGCCTGAGGAGGAAACAGTCCAGGGTGATGACATTGAG AGCTCACAATTAGCTGATATCTCTGAAGCACATGTTTACGATCTTATGATTGGTGACACAAGCAAAGTTGTGAATGAAATCACTTCTCAAGGAAAACACTTACCATCAGATGAAACTCAAG ACACTTCAATCTTAGCCATGGAAGTTGAACCAAATGTACATCTTTCTGATGTTTATAAAGAAGCCTTATCAAAGTGTGTTGGGGATTTCACACAGATTCCACCTAAAACGTCAGAACAATCAGCTGGAAATGTCTTGGTTCTGCTTAAGCAAAAGCAGAAGAATATGCCTTTACAACGATTAGAGATTTTTCACCTGCTAAGAATAAGGAAGATCTTTAGAAACATCTCTCTTGAGTCATGCATTCAACAGATAATGTTGGAAGAGAATGCTTCAGTCCATCAA GCCTACATAAACAACTAA